Proteins encoded in a region of the Gulosibacter sediminis genome:
- a CDS encoding NADPH-dependent F420 reductase, with the protein MTTFTIFGTGNMANAIGGVLAAGGASVDHITHEQGAGATISGDVVVLAVPYPALAEIVANYGEQLSGKVVVDITNPLNFETFDSLVVPEGSSAAAELQKQLPGARVLKAFNTNFAATLASGKVGENATTVLVAGDDTDAKSQLVNAVVAGGLKAIDAGSLKRAHELEALGFLQLTLAAGEKIQWTSGFAVVA; encoded by the coding sequence ATGACCACCTTCACGATCTTCGGCACTGGCAACATGGCCAACGCGATCGGCGGCGTCCTCGCTGCCGGCGGCGCTTCGGTCGACCACATCACGCACGAACAGGGTGCGGGCGCCACCATCTCGGGCGACGTCGTCGTGCTCGCAGTGCCCTACCCCGCCCTCGCCGAAATCGTCGCGAACTACGGCGAGCAGCTCAGTGGCAAGGTTGTCGTCGACATCACCAACCCGCTCAACTTCGAGACCTTCGACTCGCTCGTCGTGCCCGAGGGCAGCTCCGCCGCGGCTGAGCTGCAGAAGCAGCTGCCGGGCGCTCGCGTACTCAAGGCCTTCAACACGAACTTCGCCGCGACGCTTGCCTCGGGCAAGGTCGGCGAGAACGCCACCACCGTGCTCGTCGCGGGCGACGACACCGACGCCAAGTCGCAGCTCGTGAACGCCGTGGTTGCGGGCGGCCTCAAGGCCATTGACGCCGGTTCGCTCAAGCGCGCGCACGAGCTCGAGGCCCTCGGCTTCCTGCAGCTCACGCTCGCTGCAGGCGAGAAGATTCAGTGGACGAGCGGTTTCGCGGTCGTCGCGTAG
- a CDS encoding VOC family protein, whose amino-acid sequence MITKFGNVMIYVENPRDVADFWVDTVGFTEVDAQQVDGATLFVELTPTAASDAHITLFDRNVVAQSSPELDLATPSILFKSPDITAMRDSLAAAGTTVGDIVEAGGMTTFNFADPEGNWFAVKQVA is encoded by the coding sequence ATGATCACCAAGTTCGGCAACGTCATGATTTACGTCGAGAACCCCCGCGATGTCGCGGACTTCTGGGTCGACACCGTCGGCTTCACCGAGGTCGACGCCCAGCAGGTCGACGGCGCCACCCTCTTCGTCGAGCTCACGCCGACCGCCGCATCCGACGCCCACATCACCCTGTTCGACCGCAACGTCGTCGCGCAATCCTCGCCCGAGCTCGACCTCGCGACCCCGTCCATCCTCTTCAAGAGCCCCGACATCACGGCGATGCGCGACAGCCTCGCCGCGGCAGGCACCACGGTCGGCGACATCGTCGAGGCGGGTGGCATGACCACCTTCAATTTCGCCGACCCCGAAGGCAACTGGTTCGCGGTCAAGCAGGTCGCGTAG
- a CDS encoding O-acetylhomoserine aminocarboxypropyltransferase/cysteine synthase family protein yields the protein MTTPGDGVVPPNYDWDAFGFDTRQVHAGERPNADHGDRVVPIHVSNAFRFDSFQDTWDRFAGVEDGQLYSRHLNPTVEVAEQRIASLEGGSGAVAFASGSAAIMATILALCGQGEHFVSTASIYSGTIAGFERTLSRLGISVSFVADWRDADEWRAALRPETRAVFTETIPNPKNDIVDVAAVAKVARGAGVPLIVDNTIGTPALIRPIEHGADIVVHSSTKFLGGHGATLSGVVVDGSTFDWAANADRYPQLADAVTRWGERQAFAQFMRFNQLYDFGATLSPFNAFLLQQGLETLSLRLERHAANAHELALWLAEQPGVESVDYAGLPGSRDFELAQRLYDGRSGSVFSVTVAGGLEGARTFIDHLRVFSRMTNIGDTRSLVIHPGTTTHVNFTPERRAALGIHEGLVRLSIGIESVDDLRADLAGALAAVVAR from the coding sequence ATGACGACGCCCGGCGACGGCGTCGTGCCGCCGAACTACGACTGGGATGCGTTCGGTTTCGACACGCGCCAGGTGCACGCGGGCGAGCGGCCGAACGCCGATCACGGCGACCGAGTCGTGCCGATTCACGTGAGCAATGCGTTTCGTTTCGACTCGTTTCAGGACACCTGGGATCGCTTCGCCGGTGTCGAAGATGGCCAACTCTATTCGCGGCACCTCAACCCGACGGTCGAGGTCGCCGAGCAGCGCATCGCCTCGCTCGAGGGCGGCTCGGGCGCGGTTGCGTTTGCCTCGGGCAGTGCGGCGATCATGGCGACGATTCTCGCGCTCTGCGGCCAGGGCGAGCATTTCGTTTCGACCGCGAGCATCTACAGCGGCACGATCGCCGGGTTCGAGCGCACGCTGAGCCGGCTCGGCATCTCGGTGTCGTTCGTCGCCGACTGGCGCGATGCCGACGAGTGGCGCGCGGCGCTGCGACCCGAGACCCGCGCGGTCTTCACCGAGACGATTCCGAACCCGAAGAACGACATTGTCGACGTCGCCGCGGTGGCGAAGGTGGCACGCGGGGCCGGCGTGCCGCTCATCGTCGACAACACCATAGGCACGCCCGCGCTGATCCGCCCGATCGAGCACGGTGCTGACATTGTCGTGCACTCGTCGACGAAGTTTCTCGGCGGCCACGGCGCGACGCTCTCGGGCGTCGTCGTCGACGGCAGCACGTTCGACTGGGCGGCGAATGCCGACCGTTACCCGCAGCTCGCCGACGCGGTGACGCGTTGGGGCGAGCGCCAGGCGTTTGCGCAGTTCATGCGCTTCAACCAGCTCTACGACTTCGGCGCGACGCTTTCGCCGTTCAACGCCTTCCTGCTACAGCAGGGCCTCGAGACGCTGTCGCTCCGCCTCGAGCGGCACGCCGCGAACGCGCACGAACTCGCGCTCTGGCTCGCCGAACAGCCGGGCGTCGAGTCGGTCGACTACGCCGGGCTGCCTGGCAGCCGCGACTTCGAGCTCGCGCAGCGGCTCTATGACGGACGCAGCGGCTCGGTGTTTTCGGTGACGGTTGCGGGCGGGCTCGAGGGCGCGCGCACCTTTATCGATCACCTACGGGTGTTCTCGCGCATGACGAACATCGGTGACACCCGCTCGCTCGTGATTCATCCCGGCACGACAACCCACGTGAACTTCACGCCCGAGCGCCGCGCCGCGCTCGGCATTCATGAGGGGCTCGTGCGGCTTTCGATCGGCATCGAGTCGGTCGACGACCTGCGCGCCGACCTTGCCGGCGCGCTCGCGGCGGTCGTGGCGCGGTAA
- a CDS encoding DEAD/DEAH box helicase translates to MQSVALEPVAAHRKHNLTSPTFAELGVPAPMAAALEQNGKTTAFPIQRDTLPDSLAGRDVLGRGRTGSGKTIAFGIPLVANLATDAQAKRKQAHPRGLVLAPTRELVTQIAETIEMLGTPMGVRVTTIFGGVSQKRQEDALNRGVDIVVAAPGRLDDLMRQGVVSLDSVEITVLDEADHMADMGFLPVVTRILNATPKRGQRLLFSATLDGGVDGVVKKYLHSPVLHSVDSAESPVPQLTHHVFDVAGKAEKDALIEALASGTDRRIFFTRMKHQAKKLARHLTARGIPAVELQGNLSQNARDRNLAEFVSGEAKVLVATDVAARGVHVDGVTLVVHIDPPVEHKAYLHRSGRTARAGNEGDVVTIVLPEQRGEMKQLLRAAKIRVTPEQVTATSPSVAPLVGEVAQRVDPKVTERKRADAQAAQQRANGQAPAGEGRSQGANAKRKRSRGGRGRGNGSGQGQSQGRQDSQSRGDSPRQNTGGHRPAGERAGSGQRSGSGQRSGSTSGNGQRSGSGQRSGSTSGKFASQFPTQGSGQRRGGRRAQSPGGSTR, encoded by the coding sequence ATGCAATCCGTCGCGCTGGAGCCCGTGGCTGCACACCGAAAGCACAACTTGACTTCACCTACCTTCGCCGAGCTCGGCGTTCCGGCCCCAATGGCCGCCGCCCTCGAGCAGAACGGCAAGACCACCGCCTTCCCCATCCAGCGCGACACTCTCCCCGACTCGCTCGCCGGCCGCGACGTGCTCGGCCGCGGCCGCACCGGCTCAGGCAAGACCATCGCCTTCGGGATCCCGCTTGTCGCGAACCTCGCGACGGATGCGCAGGCCAAGCGCAAGCAGGCGCACCCGCGCGGCCTCGTGCTCGCGCCGACGCGTGAGCTCGTCACGCAGATCGCCGAGACCATCGAGATGCTCGGCACCCCGATGGGCGTGCGCGTCACCACGATCTTCGGCGGCGTCTCACAGAAGCGCCAGGAAGACGCACTCAACCGCGGCGTCGACATCGTCGTGGCCGCGCCGGGTCGTCTCGACGACCTCATGCGCCAGGGCGTCGTGAGCCTCGACTCGGTCGAGATCACCGTGCTCGACGAGGCCGACCACATGGCCGACATGGGCTTCCTGCCCGTCGTCACCCGCATCCTCAACGCCACGCCGAAGCGCGGCCAGCGCCTGCTGTTCAGCGCGACCCTCGACGGTGGCGTCGACGGCGTCGTGAAGAAGTACCTCCACTCCCCCGTGCTCCACTCGGTCGACAGCGCCGAGTCGCCCGTGCCGCAGCTCACCCACCACGTGTTCGACGTCGCGGGCAAGGCCGAGAAGGATGCGCTCATCGAGGCGCTCGCGTCGGGCACCGACCGCCGCATCTTCTTCACGCGCATGAAGCACCAGGCGAAGAAGCTCGCGCGCCACCTCACGGCCCGGGGCATCCCCGCCGTCGAGCTGCAGGGCAACCTCTCGCAGAACGCCCGCGACCGCAACCTCGCCGAGTTCGTGAGTGGCGAGGCCAAGGTGCTCGTCGCGACCGACGTCGCTGCGCGCGGCGTGCACGTCGATGGCGTCACCCTCGTGGTGCACATCGACCCGCCCGTCGAGCACAAGGCCTACCTGCACCGCTCGGGCCGCACCGCGCGTGCCGGCAACGAGGGTGACGTCGTCACCATCGTGCTGCCCGAGCAGCGCGGCGAGATGAAGCAGCTGCTGCGCGCCGCGAAGATTCGCGTCACGCCCGAGCAGGTCACCGCGACGAGCCCGTCGGTCGCGCCCCTCGTGGGCGAGGTCGCCCAGCGCGTCGACCCGAAGGTCACCGAGCGCAAGCGCGCCGACGCGCAGGCCGCCCAGCAGCGCGCGAACGGCCAGGCTCCCGCCGGCGAGGGCCGCTCGCAGGGCGCCAACGCGAAGCGCAAGCGTTCACGCGGTGGCCGCGGTCGTGGCAACGGTTCGGGTCAGGGACAGAGCCAGGGTCGTCAGGACTCGCAGTCGCGCGGCGACAGCCCGCGGCAGAACACCGGCGGGCACCGCCCCGCGGGCGAGCGCGCCGGCTCCGGCCAGCGCTCGGGTTCGGGCCAGCGCTCGGGTTCGACGTCGGGCAACGGCCAGCGCTCCGGCTCGGGCCAGCGCTCGGGCTCAACCTCGGGCAAGTTCGCGAGCCAGTTCCCGACGCAGGGTTCGGGCCAGCGTCGCGGCGGCCGCCGCGCGCAGAGCCCCGGCGGGAGCACCCGCTAG